The Vespula vulgaris chromosome 2, iyVesVulg1.1, whole genome shotgun sequence genome has a segment encoding these proteins:
- the LOC127073011 gene encoding chymotrypsin inhibitor-like produces MSKKLIILALFVVIIYYTSAFPQGSACGPNQIFDTCGSACQPSCKNPSPDVCVLKCIIGCRCEEGFIKNTDGNCVLTQDCS; encoded by the exons ATGTCGAAGAAACTGATCATCTTAGCTCTCTTTGTCGTCATAATTTACTACACCT CCGCTTTTCCCCAGGGATCCGCGTGCGGTCCTAACCAAATATTTGACACCTGCGGATCGGCCTGCCAGCCAAGCTGCAAAAATCCTTCTCCAGATGTCTGCGTTTTG AAATGTATTATCGGATGTCGATGCGAAGAAGGATTCATCAAAAATACTGACGGAAATTGCGTTTTGACCCAAGATTGCAGTTAG
- the LOC127073012 gene encoding venom peptide SjAPI-2-like, translating into MPRVTTILIVLALCVATVVCTPTCGPNAIFSNCASACPITCKNYLNPPKYCIQVCVKRCKCLNERILNNKGECVLPNECY; encoded by the exons ATGCCTCGTGTTACGACAATCCTTATCGTTCTGGCTCTTTGCGTCGCAA CTGTCGTCTGCACGCCCACTTGCGGACCAAATGCGATTTTTTCTAACTGTGCGAGCGCCTGCCCCATAACTTGCAAAAATTATCTTAATCCACCAAAATATTGTATTCAA gTCTGTGTAAAACGGTGTAAATGTTTAAACGAACgtatattaaacaataaagGAGAATGTGTCTTACCCAATGAATGCTACTAA